From Triticum urartu cultivar G1812 chromosome 2, Tu2.1, whole genome shotgun sequence, a single genomic window includes:
- the LOC125535027 gene encoding golgin subfamily A member 6-like protein 22 — MPSSDKQLAFSVKTAASRELLNKGTNIINMSQGTSLPPKDKGAAEEPLKAVGTKRLHTDAPSSPVYHNVYVRRKVETEHNKVNSSPEMKVIGKDKTKQQEEQRNVETEHSKVSCSQELKGSRSEITKEQGIQRMETEHSKVNPSQELKGSGSEKTKEQEERKVKTEHSKVNPSQEMKGSGSEKTKGQEIQKMETEHSRVNPSQELKGSGSKKTEEQEEQKVKTEHSKVSSSKELKGNVGEKIEEQEDQQLVQCDQVSKPEVAPPIAESGIKEQDEQQTVQVNKSEVAPLISESGIKEQDEQKTVQVNKPEVAPSISESGIKEQYEQETVQHDQVNKPELAPPIAESGIKGLDEQQTVQHDQVNKSEMAHIPEPGIKGQDEQQMVQHDQVDKPEMAPPIAEIGIKEQEEQQTVQHDQINKPEVAPPISEPCIEEQEKRQMVQPDQVNKPEVAPPVAEPRITEQEELQMVQHDQVNKPEVAPPVAEPMIKEQEEPQMVQHDQVNKPEVAPTIAESAGLVSSEMTESGGLEPSKSPEETHAETVPKINELPIASANEPPIAPSTTVQGDIRRSGNQNSYWSERYDRLQTYLENCDRSPQEGYMRMLRSLSAAGRSMHAIELEKRAIHLLVEEGKELQRMKTLNVLGKVSPNGPSKQDPLQRSCQK, encoded by the exons ATGCCATCTAGCGACAAGCAATTAGCATTCTCGGTGAAAACAGCAGCATCGCGTGAGCTGCTAAACAAAGGTACAAACATCATAAATATGTCTCAAGGCACTTCTCTGCCGCCAAAGGATAAAGGTGCTGCTGAAGAACCTTTAAAGGCTGTGGGCACAAAACGGCTGCATACTGATGCTCCTTCAAGCCCTGTTTATCATAATGTTTATGTGCGGCGAAAGGTGGAAACTGAACATAATAAAGTGAACTCGTCTCCGGAGATGAAGGTTATTGGCAAGGACAAAACAAAGCAGCAGGAGGAACAGCGAAATGTGGAAACTGAACATAGCAAAGTGAGTTGCTCTCAAGAGTTGAAGGGTAGTCGAAGTGAGATAACAAAAGAGCAGGGGATACAGAGAATGGAAACGGAACATAGTAAAGTGAACCCTTCTCAGGAGTTGAAGGGTAGTGGAAGCGAGAAAACAAAGGAGCAGGAGGAACGGAAAGTGAAAACTGAACATAGTAAAGTGAACCCTTCTCAAGAGATGAAGGGTAGTGGAAGTGAGAAAACAAAAGGGCAGGAAATACAAAAAATGGAAACTGAACATAGTAGAGTGAACCCTTCTCAAGAGTTGAAGGGTAGTGGAAGCAAGAAAACAGAGGAGCAGGAGGAACAGAAAGTGAAAACTGAACATAGTAAAGTGAGCTCTTCTAAAGAGTTGAAGGGTAATGTAGGAGAAAAAATAGAAGAGCAAGAGGATCAGCAACTGGTGCAATGTGATCAAGTCAGTAAGCCAGAAGTGGCACCTCCTATTGCTGAATCTGGAATAAAAGAGCAGGATGAACAGCAAACGGTGCAAGTGAATAAGTCAGAAGTGGCACCTCTTATTTCTGAATCTGGAATAAAAGAGCAGGATGAACAGAAGACGGTGCAAGTGAATAAGCCAGAAGTGGCACCTTCTATTTCTGAATCTGGAATTAAAGAGCAGTATGAACAGGAAACGGTGCAACATGATCAGGTGAATAAGCCAGAATTGGCACCTCCTATTGCTGAATCTGGGATAAAAGGGCTGGATGAGCAGCAAACGGTGCAACATGATCAGGTCAATAAGTCAGAAATGGCACATATTCCTGAACCTGGAATAAAAGGTCAGGATGAACAGCAAATGGTGCAACATGATCAGGTCGATAAGCCAGAAATGGCACCTCCTATTGCTGAAATCGGAATAAAAGAGCAGGAGGAACAGCAAACTGTACAACATGATCAGATCAATAAGCCAGAAGTGGCACCTCCTATCTCTGAACCTTGCATAGAAGAGCAGGAGAAACGGCAAATGGTACAACCAGATCAAGTCAATAAGCCAGAAGTGGCACCTCCTGTTGCTGAACCTAGGATAACAGAGCAGGAGGAACTGCAAATGGTACAACATGATCAGGTCAATAAGCCAGAAGTGGCACCTCCTGTTGCTGAACCTATGATAAAAGAGCAGGAGGAACCGCAAATGGTACAACATGATCAGGTCAATAAGCCAGAAGTGGCACCTACTATTGCTGAATCTGCAGGTCTAGTCTCATCTGAAATGACTGAATCTGGAGGGCTAGAGCCATCTAAATCTCCCGAAGAAACACATGCAGAAACTGTACCAAAGATAAATGAGCTGCCGATTGCTTCTGCTAACGAGCCACCTATCGCTCCTAGTACCACCGTTCAAGGTGATATCCGTAGATCAGGCAACCAAAATTCTTACTGGAGTGAGAGATATGATCGATTACAGACATATTTGGAGAACTGTGATCGGTCACCCCAGGAGGGTTATATGCGAA TGCTTAGGTCACTCTCAGCAGCCGGTCGAAGCATGCATGCGATTGAGCTGGAGAAAAGGGCAATACACCTCCTAGTGGAGGAAG GTAAAGAGCTGCAACGAATGAAGACTTTGAATGTTTTGGGGAAAGTTTCTCCAAACGGTCCTTCGAAGCAGGATCCCTTGCAGCGGTCGTGCCAGAAATGA
- the LOC125535026 gene encoding protein DA1-related 1-like, whose amino-acid sequence MGWLTKFFRGSTHNISEGREQSKPAEETRWNEPSTSTVVIDPLSEFDNEDIDRAIALSLLEEEHRKPKETGKDLHLDEDEQLARAIQESLNVESPPRAHENTSPPRARENSAHPRARENGSANGGNSYQQLPFMFSSGFRTCAGCHNEIGHGRFLSCMGAVWHPECFCCHACNQPIYDYEFSMSGNHPYHKTCYKERFHPKCDVCKQFIPTNMNGLIEYRAHPFWLQKYCPSHEVDGTPRCCSCERMEPRESRYVLLDDGRKLCLECLDSAVMDTNECQPLYLEIQEFYEGLNMKVEQQVPLLLVERQALNEAMEGEKTGHHHLPETRGLCLSEEQTVSTILRRPRMTGNKIMEMITEPYRLTRRCEVTAILILYGLPRLLTGSILAHEMMHAWLRLKGYRTLTPDIEEGICQVLAHLWIESEIMAGSGSNAASTSSSSSSSTSSKKGGRSQFERKLGDFFKHQIESDTSVAYGDGFRAGNRVVQQYGLKRTLEHIRLTGTLPF is encoded by the exons ATGGGTTGGTTGACCAAGTTTTTTAGAGGTTCAACCCACAACATCTCGGAAGGGCGAGAGCAAAGCAAGCCTGCAGAAGAGACAAGATGGAATGAACCCTCCACTTCCACTGTTGTGATT GATCCCCTTTCGGAATTTGATAATGAGGATATTGACCGTGCTATAGCACTTTCTCTATTAGAAGAGGAACACAGAAAACCAAAGGAAACAG GAAAGGATCTGCATTTAGATGAGGATGAACAACTGGCAAGAGCTATTCAGGAAAGTTTAAATGTTGAATCACCCCCTCGTGCTCATGAAAATACCTCACCCCCTCGTGCTCGTGAAAATAGCGCACACCCTCGTGCTCGGGAAAATGGCAGCGCCAACGGTGGCAATTCATATCAACAGTTACCATTTATGTTTTCGTCTGGATTCAG GACATGCGCTGGATGTCACAATGAGATTGGCCATGGACGTTTTCTTAGTTGCATGGGAGCTGTTTGGCATCCAGAGTGCTTTTGCTGCCATGCTTGTAATCAGCCAATATATGACTATGAG TTCTCCATGTCGGGAAACCATCCATACCATAAAACTTGTTACAAGGAGCGCTTTCATCCAAAATGTGATGTCTGCAAGCAATTT ATTCCTACAAATATGAACGGCCTTATCGAATATAGGGCACATCCTTTTTGGTTACAAAAGTACTGTCCATCACATGAGGTGGATGGTACTCCAAGATGCTGTAGTTGTGAAAGAATGGAG CCAAGGGAATCAAGATATGTATTGCTTGATGATGGTCGTAAACTCTGCCTGGAGTGCCTTGACTCTGCAGTGATGGATACAAATGAGTGCCAGCCTCTTTATCTCGAAATACAGGAGTTTTATGAAGGTCTCAATATGAAAGTGGAACAACAGGTTCCTCTGCTTCTTGTAGAAAGACAGGCTTTAAATGAAGCAATGGAAGGAGAGAAAACT GGACACCACCACCTTCCTGAAACCAGAGGTTTGTGCTTATCGGAAGAGCAGACTGTCAGCACG ATATTGAGGAGACCAAGAATGACAGGAAACAAAATTATGGAAATGATAACAGAGCCGTATAGGTTGACACGGCGATGTGAAGTGACTGCAATTCTCATTCTATATGGTCTCCCAAG ATTGTTGACAGGTTCAATTTTAGCTCATGAGATGATGCATGCATGGTTGCGACTTAAAG GATACCGCACGCTCACTCCAGATATAGAAGAGGGCATATGCCAAGTCCTCGCCCACCTGTGGATCGAGTCAGAGATCATGGCAGGATCAGGCAGCAATGCCGCATCGACATCCTCGTCCTCTTCGTCATCCACATCCTCTAAGAAGGGCGGGAGGTCTCAGTTCGAGCGGAAGCTCGGTGACTTCTTCAAGCACCAGATCGAGTCGGACACCTCCGTTGCCTACGGGGATGGTTTCAGGGCTGGGAACCGGGTTGTTCAGCAGTATGGCCTGAAGCGCACCCTCGAGCACATCCGGCTGACAGGGACATTGCCATTCTGA